One window from the genome of Diospyros lotus cultivar Yz01 chromosome 11, ASM1463336v1, whole genome shotgun sequence encodes:
- the LOC127812751 gene encoding uncharacterized protein LOC127812751 — protein MSRLEAQGSGKLPFQTIVNPRENVSAITLQSGNEINIPVQNPTDLAKKTQKEEAENEATISSKVISQTIVHNSDKPNPLPFPSRLSKSKKEDQEKDILEIFRKVEVNIPLLDAIKQVPRYAKFLKELCTNKRKLKGNEKVSMGENVSAVLQKKLPPKCKDPGMFTIPCKVGNVRIEKAMLDLGASINVMPLSSYSSLNIGPLKETCVIIQLADRSNVYPEGVLEDVLVQVNELVFPIDFYVLNMEEDASSNLAPILLGRSFLKTTRTKIDVHDGTLTMEFDREIVKFNIFDNIRYPNDVQSAFSIDVINVFAQETFELRHEGKTKVRTKDKKKDKTKAFQDRMVARKQFVFGQKVLLYNSRLKLMPGKLRSHWIGPFEVTNVFSYGAVEVRRLGTDKVFKVNGHRLKPFHEGFQEQTADEVQLRDPT, from the coding sequence ATGAGCAGGCTTGAAGCTCAAGGTTCTGGGAAATTGCCTTTCCAAACAATTGTAAATCCTCGAGAAAATGTAAGTGCCATTACGTTGCAAAGTGGAAACGAAATTAACATTCCTGTTCAGAATCCTACAGATTTAGCTAAGAAGACTCAAAAAGAGGAGGCAGAAAATGAGGCGACAATCTCTTCAAAGGTAATCTCTCAAACAATTGTGCATAATTCTGATAAACCTaatcctcttccttttcctagCAGGTTATCTAAATCTAAAAAGGAAGATCAAGAAAAGGATATCTTGGAGATTTTTCGAAAGGTAGAAGTGAACATTCCTTTATTGGATGCCATTAAGCAAGTCCCAAGGTAcgcaaaatttctcaaggaatTGTGCACCAACAAGAGGAAGTTGAAAGGTAATGAGAAGGTAAGTATGGGAGAGAATGTTTCAGCCGTCCTTCAAAAGAAATTACCTCCCAAATGCAAGGACCCAGGTATGTTCACTATCCCTTGCAAAGTAGGTAATGTCAGGATTGAGAAAGCAATGTTAGATCTAGGAGCTTCAATAAATGTCATGCCTCTTTCTAGTTATTCATCTCTGAATATTGGTCCATTGAAAGAAACATGTGTGATTATTCAACTTGCTGATAGATCTAATGTGTATCCTGAGGGAGTTCTTGAGGATGTTTTAGTGCAAGTTAATGAATTGGTTTTTCCTATTGATTTTTATGTGCTTAACATGGAAGAAGATGCCTCATCTAATCTCGCACCAATCTTATTAGGGAGATCATTTCTAAAAACAACAAGGACAAAGATTGATGTTCATGATGGTACCCTTACCATGGAGTTTGATAGGGAGATtgtgaaatttaatatatttgataacaTAAGGTACCCTAATGATGTTCAATCTGCATTTTCTATTGACGTGATTAATGTTTTTGCACAGGAGACTTTTGAGTTGAGACATGAAGGCAAGACGAAGGTAAGGACAAAGGATAAGAAAAAGGACAAAACAAAGGCATTTCAAGACAGAATGGTTGCTAGAAAGCAATTTGTGTTTGGACAAAAAGTTTTACTTTACAATTCAAGACTCAAATTAATGCctggtaagttacgttctcatTGGATTGGTCCTTTTGAAGTTACAAACGTATTTTCTTATGGTGCAGTTGAGGTACGACGCTTAGGAACTGATAAGGTGTTCAAGGTCAATGGGCATAGGCTTAAGCCATTTCATGAAGGTTTTCAGGAGCAAACTGCAGATGAAGTGCAATTGAGAGATCCAACTTAA